The segment CCACGCCATGGCCGGGATCGCGGCGGCGGTGGTCGACTATGAGCGCGGCTATCGCGTGCAGGCGGCCGAGGCGCTGCGCATGGCGCTGGCCGAGTTCGGCGAGAGCGAGGCGTGGTTCGACCAATATGCGCTGGCGCTGCCGATCATCGTCGACGTCACCTATCGGCGGCACGGCTTCGACGCCGCGCGGCAGGAGATCGAGCGGCTGCGCGAACGGGCGAAGCGGCTGGGGCTGCGCGGGGTGCTGGGGCTGTTGTCGACGATCGAGCTGTTCCAGGCGGTCCGCGCGGGCGAGCCGGCGGTCGCCGACGCGGCCGAGCCCGCCGACGATGCGACGCTGTCGTGGCGCGAACGCGACACGATGCGGCTCGCGCTCGGCCGGCTGGCGATGGAGCGCGGCGCGTTCGACCGGGCGGCCGGGCTGGCGGCGCGGGCGATCGCGGCCGGGGAAGCGGGCGACCGGCTGGGGACGCGGATCAGGGGATCGATCCTGCTGGGCCTGGCGCGCGATCGCGGCGGCGATGCCGACGGCGCCGACGATGCGCTGCGCGAGGCGGTGCGGCTGTCCTACCCCGAAGGCTATGTCGCGCCCTTCGCGCAGGAGGGGCGATCGATCGTCCCGCTGCTGCAACGCGCGATCGGCAAGGGATCGGTGATCGAGCAGCGCCTGCTGGCGCAGGTCGCGCGGGCGATCGAGCGCGAGCGCGAGTTCGCCGCCCCCGATGCGCTGAGCAACCGCGAGGCCGAGATCGTCGCGCACCTGGCCGATGGCGCATCGAACAAGGTGATCGCCCGGCGGCTGGGCCTGAGCGACAACACGATCAAATTCCACCTCAAGAAAGTCTACGCGAAACTGGGTGTCAGCAGCCGCAAGGCGGCCGCGGCCGCGGCGGCGAAATTCGTGGCGGACGGGCGATGACCAAGGGGCCACCCATCCTGCGCGGCGACCACCCTTATCGACGCTGGAGAAGGCCGTGGCCGCGTGTATCAAACCCCGGTCCGGTTCCGCCCGAGGCGGCCGGTGATGACAAGATGGGACTGAGTGATGGGTGAAAAGCTTCGTTTGGGCATCGACGTGGGGGGGACCAACACCGACGCCGTGCTGATGGCCGGCCAGGAGGTCGTCGCCACCGCTAAGCAGTTCACCACCGCCGACGTCCGCGACGGCGTGATCGCGTCGGTCGCCAGCATCCTCGACCAGTCGGGGGTCGACCGCGCGAGCATCAAGGCGGTGATGATCGGCACGACCCAGTTCGTGAACGCCTTCGTCCAGCGCCGCGACCTCGCGCCGGTCGCCGCGATCCGCGTCGCGCTGCCGATGGGGGACGGCATCCCGCCCTTCTCCGGCTGGCCGGACGACGCGGTGGAGAGCGTCGGCGGGCATCGGTACATGATCGGCGGCGGTTCCTATTTCAACGGCACCGAATATCGCCCGCTCGACGAGGATGCGCTGCGCGCCGCGGCGCTCGACGCCCGCGCAAAGGGCATCGACTGCTTCGCCATATCCGCCAATTTCTCGCCGATCCGCCCCGATATCGAGGCGCGCGCCGCCGCGATCGTCGCGGCCTGCGTGCCCGGGGCGATGATCACGCTGTCGTCGGAGATCGGCGGCCCCGGCCTGCTCGACCGCGAGAATGGCGCGATCATCAACGCCTCGCTGGGGCCGCTGGCCAAGCGGGTGGTCGCCTCGCTCCAGCAGGCGATCCACGACCTGCGGATCGACGCGCCGATCTTCCTGAGCCAGAATGACGGCACGCTGATCAGCACCGACGTCGCCGCGCGGCTGCCGATCATGACCTGCTCGGCCGGGCCGACCAACAGCATTCGCGGCGCGGCCTTCCTGACCGGGATCAAGGAAGCGGTGGTGGTCGACATCGGCGGCACCACGGCGGACATCGGCTTCCTGCGCGAGGGCTTCGCGCGCGAGACGACGCTGCCCAACTATCTGGGCGGGGTACGCACCAATTTCCGCATGCCGGACCTGCTGTCGATCGGCGTCGGCGGGGGAAGCCTGGTTCGTCCGGACGGCCGGGTCGGCCCCCGGTCGGTCGGCTTCCGCCTGCAGCAGGAGGGGATGGTGTTCGGCGGCGACACGCTGACCGCGACCGACATCGCGGTGCGCGCGGGTCATGTCCGGCTGGGCGATCCCCAGGCGGTGGCGGGGCTCGATGCCGCGCTGGTCGAGGCGGCGCTCGACGACATGCACCTCCAGATCGAGGACGGGATCGACCAGGTGAAGGTCAGCCCCGAGCCGCTGCCGCTGATCCTGGTCGGCGGCGGCAGCATCCTGCTGTCGAGGCCGCTCAAGGGCACGTCGGAGACGCTGCGCCCCGCGCATGCGGCGGTCGCCAACGCGGTCGGCGCCGCGATCGCGCTGGTCAGCGGGCAGGTCAACAAGCTCTACGACTTCCGCACCCACGGCCGCGACGCCGCGCTGGCGCAGGCCAGGGAGGAGGCGACCAACGCCGCCGTCGCCGCGGGCGCGGCCCGCGACGAGGTGGAAGTGATCGACATCCGCGAGCTGCCCATGTCGCACATGCGATCCGGCATGGTGCAGGTGCGGGTGCGCGCCGTCGGCCCGCTGGTCGGCCACGCCTGACGTTCATCAAGGAAAGCATAATGTTCATCATTCGAGAGCTGCAGGAAGTCCGGGACATGGCGCGCGGCGCCG is part of the Rhizorhabdus wittichii RW1 genome and harbors:
- a CDS encoding Hydantoinase/oxoprolinase (PFAM: Hydantoinase/oxoprolinase; Hydantoinaseoxoprolinase domain protein) is translated as MGEKLRLGIDVGGTNTDAVLMAGQEVVATAKQFTTADVRDGVIASVASILDQSGVDRASIKAVMIGTTQFVNAFVQRRDLAPVAAIRVALPMGDGIPPFSGWPDDAVESVGGHRYMIGGGSYFNGTEYRPLDEDALRAAALDARAKGIDCFAISANFSPIRPDIEARAAAIVAACVPGAMITLSSEIGGPGLLDRENGAIINASLGPLAKRVVASLQQAIHDLRIDAPIFLSQNDGTLISTDVAARLPIMTCSAGPTNSIRGAAFLTGIKEAVVVDIGGTTADIGFLREGFARETTLPNYLGGVRTNFRMPDLLSIGVGGGSLVRPDGRVGPRSVGFRLQQEGMVFGGDTLTATDIAVRAGHVRLGDPQAVAGLDAALVEAALDDMHLQIEDGIDQVKVSPEPLPLILVGGGSILLSRPLKGTSETLRPAHAAVANAVGAAIALVSGQVNKLYDFRTHGRDAALAQAREEATNAAVAAGAARDEVEVIDIRELPMSHMRSGMVQVRVRAVGPLVGHA